A single region of the Salvelinus sp. IW2-2015 linkage group LG20, ASM291031v2, whole genome shotgun sequence genome encodes:
- the LOC111981785 gene encoding zinc finger SWIM domain-containing protein 7, whose amino-acid sequence MPSFLPTVAEQLFKDIQKTYQEKTKIPDDLLIALRFVFGSCALQALDLVDQRSVTCVSSPSGRRAYQVIGGSGLLYTCYTSCHYCSCPAFAYTVLRRNESLLCKHILAAYLSQAMELSQQEALSDQQMSSILSGRAARTDT is encoded by the exons ATGCCTTCATTTTTACCTACGGTGGCCGAACAACTKTTCAAAGACATACAGAAGACATACCAAGAGAAAACTAAAA tTCCTGATGACCTGCTTATTGC gcTGAGGTTTGTGTTTGGCTCCTGTGCCCTCCAGGCCTTGGACCTGGTGGACCAGCGCTCTGTCACCTGTGTCTCATCCCCCAGTGGACGGAGAGCTTATCAG GTGATTGGAGGGTCAGGGCTGCTGTACACCTGCTACACCTCCTGTCACTACTGCTCCTGCCCAGCCTTCGCCTACACTGTGCTCAGGAGGAACGAGAGCCTGCTG TGCAAGCACATCCTGGCTGCCTACCTCAGTCAGGCCATGGAGCTGTCCCAGCAGGAGGCCCTGTCTGACCAGCAGATGTCCAGCATCCTTTCTGGGAGAGCAGCAAGAACTGACACGTAG